The Micromonospora sp. M71_S20 genome has a window encoding:
- a CDS encoding manganese catalase family protein — protein MFSHIKDLQFEAKPDGPDAAFARRLQEILGGKWGEMTVANQYLYQGWNCRLPGKYKDLFLDVGTEEMGHVEMIATMITRLLENAPLSLQEAAADNPMVGAIYGGSNPAHFIHGGGGALPADSNGVPWSGAFVTASGNLMADFQLNVTAEAQGRLQVARLFNMTDDPGVKNMLRFLLARDTMHQNMWMAAIEQLKEDGLEEMPVPDAFPDSKEFTEKFSYTYLDFSPGTDASEGRWASGPAPDGKGEFRYDHSPRAHAPEPVLPPGDPRLYGTNPGLAKGAVNKVKSKLT, from the coding sequence GTGTTCAGCCACATCAAGGACCTGCAGTTCGAGGCCAAGCCGGACGGTCCGGACGCCGCGTTCGCCCGCCGGCTCCAGGAGATCCTGGGCGGCAAGTGGGGCGAGATGACCGTCGCCAACCAGTACCTCTACCAGGGCTGGAACTGCCGGCTGCCCGGCAAGTACAAGGACCTGTTCCTCGACGTCGGCACCGAGGAGATGGGTCACGTCGAGATGATCGCCACGATGATCACCCGGCTGCTGGAGAACGCGCCGCTGTCGTTGCAGGAGGCCGCCGCGGACAACCCCATGGTGGGGGCGATCTACGGCGGGTCGAACCCGGCGCACTTCATCCACGGCGGCGGCGGAGCGCTGCCGGCCGACAGCAACGGCGTGCCCTGGAGCGGCGCCTTCGTCACCGCCAGCGGCAACCTGATGGCCGACTTCCAGCTCAACGTCACCGCCGAGGCACAGGGCCGGCTCCAGGTGGCCCGGCTGTTCAACATGACCGACGACCCCGGGGTCAAGAACATGCTGCGCTTCCTGCTGGCCCGCGACACCATGCACCAGAACATGTGGATGGCGGCCATCGAGCAGCTCAAGGAGGACGGCCTGGAGGAGATGCCGGTGCCGGACGCGTTCCCCGACTCCAAGGAGTTCACCGAGAAGTTCAGCTACACGTACCTGGACTTCTCGCCGGGCACCGACGCGTCGGAGGGGCGCTGGGCGTCCGGGCCGGCGCCCGACGGCAAGGGCGAGTTCCGCTACGACCACAGCCCTCGCGCGCACGCGCCCGAGCCGGTCCTGCCGCCCGGCGACCCGCGGCTCTACGGCACGAACCCGGGCCTCGCCAAGGGTGCCGTCAACAAGGTCAAGAGCAAGCTCACCTGA
- a CDS encoding sensor histidine kinase KdpD has product MRGRHGGRGPLRLLRWAGPEPGPADPAALDTDPELLLRVLCHEFRTPVSALTSLTRALADDRLPLTGDDRRAITALAHEQAVHLQGLLRDAAAGTGALAPAADPAAPLAQVLRGAAALVPPHRRRTGVTRRAGDCPVPRRRTRQVVTNLVENALRHGPAEGRIGIHAALGRSGLRIVVTDEGRVDPPLVEALRRPAPGAGASGLGLWIVRRLLAADGGRLRLHRLRPRGVALEVVLPAFPSTG; this is encoded by the coding sequence ATGCGCGGACGGCACGGGGGGCGGGGACCGCTGCGACTGCTCCGGTGGGCGGGGCCCGAACCCGGTCCGGCCGACCCGGCGGCGCTGGACACCGACCCGGAACTGCTGCTTCGCGTGCTCTGCCACGAGTTCCGTACCCCCGTCAGCGCCCTCACCTCGCTCACCCGGGCGCTCGCCGACGACAGGCTCCCACTCACCGGCGACGACCGGCGCGCCATCACGGCCCTGGCCCACGAGCAGGCCGTACACCTGCAGGGCCTGCTGCGTGACGCCGCCGCCGGCACCGGGGCGCTGGCGCCGGCGGCGGACCCGGCGGCGCCGCTGGCGCAGGTCCTGCGCGGCGCGGCGGCCCTCGTGCCCCCGCACCGGCGGCGGACCGGGGTGACCCGGCGGGCCGGGGACTGCCCGGTGCCGCGGCGGCGGACCCGGCAGGTGGTGACCAACCTGGTGGAGAACGCGCTGCGGCACGGTCCGGCCGAGGGCCGCATCGGCATCCACGCCGCGCTCGGCCGCTCCGGTCTGCGCATCGTCGTCACCGACGAGGGGCGGGTCGATCCGCCCCTCGTCGAGGCGCTGCGCCGGCCCGCGCCCGGCGCCGGGGCCTCCGGGCTGGGGCTGTGGATCGTCCGGCGGCTGCTCGCCGCCGACGGCGGGCGGCTGCGCCTGCACCGGCTGCGGCCGCGCGGGGTGGCCCTCGAGGTGGTGCTGCCCGCGTTCCCGTCGACAGGTTGA
- a CDS encoding response regulator transcription factor: MPAPPVVRLAVVDDHPLFVRGLELLLPATTDGRAEVVGSTGDASAAASLVSRCLPDLALVDLHMPPPGGIRAVAAIRRTTPRVRVVAMSGAEDPAPALEALRAGAEAYLPKTAEPEELLPPLLAVLDGWAVLPGHLLRALLRPGRAAPVDLDDEERAMLQAIAAGRSTVEIAERMHVSERTVKRMTAALLRKLRVSTRAEAAALAGHAGLLGD, from the coding sequence ATGCCCGCTCCCCCCGTCGTCCGGTTGGCCGTGGTGGACGACCACCCGCTGTTCGTCCGCGGGCTGGAACTGCTGTTGCCGGCCACGACCGACGGGCGGGCGGAGGTGGTGGGCTCCACCGGCGACGCGTCGGCCGCCGCCTCGCTGGTCAGCCGCTGCCTGCCCGACCTGGCGCTGGTCGACCTGCACATGCCGCCACCGGGCGGGATCCGGGCCGTGGCGGCGATCCGGCGCACCACGCCCCGGGTGCGGGTGGTCGCCATGTCGGGCGCGGAGGACCCGGCCCCCGCCCTGGAGGCGCTGCGCGCCGGCGCCGAGGCCTACCTGCCGAAGACCGCCGAGCCGGAGGAGTTGCTGCCCCCGCTGCTGGCCGTCCTCGACGGCTGGGCGGTGCTGCCGGGGCACCTGCTCCGCGCGTTGCTGCGTCCCGGCCGGGCGGCTCCGGTCGATCTCGACGACGAGGAACGGGCAATGCTCCAGGCCATCGCGGCGGGCCGCAGCACCGTCGAGATCGCCGAACGGATGCACGTCTCGGAACGCACCGTGAAGCGGATGACGGCCGCGCTGCTGCGGAAGTTGCGGGTATCCACCCGGGCCGAGGCGGCGGCGCTCGCCGGGCACGCCGGTCTGCTCGGCGACTGA
- a CDS encoding Lsr2 family protein, translating to MARKVITVLTDDLDGGKADRTVEFSLDGVAYTIDVSDENAGVLRKALDPYINAGRRIGRGTADTGRAPRRAGAPGGSGMDREQNRAIREWATKNGYKISERGRIPVEVVEAYKNR from the coding sequence ATGGCGAGAAAAGTAATCACGGTCCTGACCGACGACCTCGACGGTGGAAAGGCCGACCGGACCGTCGAGTTCAGTCTGGACGGCGTGGCCTACACCATCGACGTCTCCGACGAGAACGCGGGCGTGCTGCGCAAGGCCCTCGACCCGTACATCAACGCTGGCCGGCGCATCGGTCGCGGAACGGCCGACACCGGGCGGGCACCCCGCCGGGCAGGCGCGCCGGGCGGCTCGGGAATGGACCGGGAGCAGAACCGGGCCATCCGGGAATGGGCCACGAAGAACGGCTACAAGATTTCCGAGCGCGGCCGCATCCCGGTCGAGGTCGTGGAGGCGTACAAGAACCGCTGA
- a CDS encoding MFS transporter: protein MTRWWSQTAGGLPRTFWYLWTATLINRLGSFVAIYLGVYLVSVRDLSPAYAGIVIGLHGAGSAAGGVLGGIVADRWGRRPAMLAGNVAAATAAAALGLSGHPAALAALTLLLGLFLGVARPAFTATIIDVVGERDRLRALTLNYWAINIGFAVAATVAGLLVRVDPLLLFAINAAVLLGTAALIGLKVPESRPAPVTVGQFTRADSGGLGTVLRDRVFLTFTALTGLAWLCVQGSVMLPVALQADGLPASAYGPVIAVNGLMIVLGQLFVPRLVGRFDRSRTIAVAVVVIGVGFALTALADVVWFYALTVAVWTLGEMLMTPSNSALTADLAPAAQRGRYQGVYSLGYAFASFAGPTVGGLVAARFSTDVLWLGLFGLALLVAAGNLAAVRPRARRIAALRAAATPTVPREAAALV, encoded by the coding sequence ATGACGCGATGGTGGAGCCAGACGGCCGGCGGGTTGCCGCGCACCTTCTGGTACCTCTGGACGGCCACGCTGATCAACCGGCTGGGCAGTTTCGTCGCCATCTACCTCGGCGTCTATCTGGTGTCGGTACGTGACCTCAGCCCCGCGTACGCCGGGATCGTGATCGGGTTGCACGGGGCCGGCAGCGCGGCGGGAGGCGTGCTCGGCGGGATCGTCGCGGACCGGTGGGGGCGACGGCCCGCCATGCTCGCCGGGAACGTCGCCGCCGCGACCGCGGCGGCGGCGCTGGGCCTCAGCGGGCACCCGGCGGCGCTCGCGGCCCTGACCCTGTTGCTCGGGCTCTTCCTCGGCGTCGCCCGGCCGGCCTTCACGGCGACCATCATCGACGTGGTGGGCGAGCGGGACCGGCTGCGGGCGCTGACACTGAACTACTGGGCGATCAACATCGGGTTCGCCGTCGCCGCGACCGTGGCCGGCCTGCTGGTCCGGGTCGACCCGCTGCTGCTGTTCGCGATCAACGCGGCGGTGCTCCTCGGCACCGCCGCGCTGATCGGCCTGAAGGTGCCCGAGTCGCGCCCCGCCCCGGTGACCGTCGGGCAGTTCACCCGCGCCGATTCCGGCGGGCTCGGCACCGTGCTGCGGGACCGGGTCTTCCTGACCTTCACCGCCCTCACCGGGCTGGCCTGGCTCTGCGTCCAGGGCAGCGTGATGCTCCCGGTGGCGTTGCAGGCCGACGGACTGCCGGCGTCGGCGTACGGGCCGGTCATCGCGGTCAACGGCCTGATGATCGTGCTGGGACAGCTCTTCGTGCCCCGGCTGGTGGGCCGCTTCGACCGGTCCCGCACCATCGCGGTCGCGGTCGTGGTGATCGGCGTCGGGTTCGCCCTGACCGCCCTGGCCGACGTCGTCTGGTTCTACGCGCTCACGGTGGCTGTCTGGACGCTCGGCGAGATGCTGATGACCCCGTCGAACTCGGCGCTGACCGCGGACCTGGCGCCGGCCGCGCAGCGCGGTCGCTACCAGGGCGTCTATTCGCTCGGCTACGCGTTCGCCAGCTTCGCCGGGCCGACGGTGGGCGGGCTGGTCGCCGCCCGGTTCTCCACCGACGTCCTCTGGCTGGGCCTGTTCGGGTTGGCTCTGCTGGTGGCCGCCGGCAACCTCGCCGCGGTCCGGCCCCGGGCCCGGCGGATCGCCGCCCTGCGGGCCGCCGCGACGCCGACGGTTCCGCGCGAGGCGGCGGCACTGGTGTGA